A segment of the Chloroflexota bacterium genome:
ACGGTAGAGTGCCCCTCCAATACCACGCCGTCTACTGGGATTTTTTCGCCCGGGCGGACTACCACAACGTCGCCCACTACAACCTCATCCAGTGGGACCTCCACCTCTTCCCCATTGTGAATGATGTGCGCCGTCTTGGGAGCCAAGCCCATTAGTTTGCGAATGGCTTCGGATGTGCGACCTTTGGCTATTGCCTCCAAATACTTGCCCAGGATGATGAGGGTGATGATCACCGCCGCCGTGTCATAATAAACCGGTCCCTCGACCAGAAATGTGGTGGCGGCACTGTAGAAATAGGCCGCTGAGGTGCCCAGGGCGATGAGCACGTCCATGTTGGCCGTCCCGCTGCGCAGTGCTTTATAGGCGCCAACATAGAATTGCCTACCAATGAGGAATTGTACTGGCGTGGTGAGCGCTAGTAGCAGAAACTTGCGGCCCGAAAAATCGGGAAGCAGGCCGAAGTCCACGCCCATAGTCAGAGCCACGATGATGCCACTGAGAGCAGCCCCCCAGATCAGTTTGGTGCGTTGGGTGCGTATCTCGCCCTGGCGAGCGGCGCGTTCCGCATCTTCTGCAACTTCCTCGCCGCCCTCTATGACTTGGTAACCAGCGGCGGCCACCGCGCGCACCAGATCTGAGCGGCGAGCCATCGTTGGTAGATACGCGACCGAGGCCTTTTCGGTTGCGAAATTCACCACTGCCTCGATCACGCCATCCACTTTTTCTAACGAACGCTCGATGCTAAGAGCACAACTTGCACAATCCATGCCACTGATTGGCAGTTCCGCTCTTTCTACTGCCACGCGGTAGCCGGCGTCCTCAACCGCAGCGATGAGTGCCTTCACATCACTCACCGTCGGGTCATAGGTCACTGTGGCCCGCTCCGAGGCGAAGTTCACACTAGCGTCGGAAACCCCCGGCACTTTCTTGAGCGCTCGCTCGTTGTTGATTGCGCAATTGGCGCAAGTCATACCCAGAATAGGCAGTGTTACTGTTCGAATTGTCATAACATCTCGCTTTTGCGGACGCGGATTTTATTCCGTCGCCGGATAGCCAATTTCTTCCAACTTTCGTTTCGCAGCGGCCAGAGCCGCGTCAGATTCGTACTCGACAACGATGGTTTTGGTTGCTACGTCGCCCTGCACTACCTTCACACCCGGTACCCTGTCCAGTTCCCGGGTGATCGTCATTACACAATGGTTGCAAGAAATGTTGGGAACGTGGAACCTCTTAGTCATTTCTCTTTTTCTCCTTTGGCGCCGATGCCACGCTCAGAGTCTACGTGAGGTCTCGAACACGTCAAGCAACTCTCTGATCACCCGCTCGCGTTCGGCCGTGTCATCACTGCGGATGGCTGTCGTAACGCAGGTGCCGAGGTGGCTTTCTAGGATCAGGGCGTTGACTTTGCCCATTGCTGCCTGTACAGCCAGCCCCTGTTTGATAATGTCCACGCAATAGGCATCCTCTTCGACCATACGCTCTATACCGCGGATGTGGCCCTCGATGCTCTTGAGTCGGCGCAGCGCCTCTTGTTTCGTTTCGTCTTTCATCAGCCTATCCCCACCCCCCAGGGAGGGGGTAATCCGGAAATAGTATAGCATATTTGGCCATTTTTGTCAAAGGCAACGCGTACTGCGCCAATAGATTCTTACCAGATGTAAAAGTGATTTTGACAAAGGGAGTGCTCCTCTGGTCAAAACAGTCGTGACAGCAACTTTACCGGAGGAGCACCATCCCGCGACTGATATGACGCTTAGAGAATATATGTTATAAACCGAGATGGACTACCTCAACACTTCCTGCCGCGGGGTAAAATCTGTGAAGGAGCGCCCTTCTAGATAATCCGGGAAGGTATGCACGCCGGTGATCTGCAAATAGCAGCGGTTGGGGAACTTCTCCCAACCACGGGCCAGCCCGATGCGTAGAAAGACGGTTGCACTGTGCAATTGCCGTTTAATCTCTGCCCTGATCTCCTCGGGCTTTTGTCCCTGTTCTCGTTTTCGTCTTGACACGAGGTCACAAGTGCACTGCGGCCCTATTTTCCACCTTTAAGTATGGCAATGCAAATCCCTATGTCAGATCCCGTTCCCCGGAGTAGAGAGATTTTATCTAGAACGCTCACCTTTCCAACGCCTTCAACACCATCGCTGTCGCCTCCTCGGGCGCGGCTTTACCCGTCAGGACGTCGTGTAGAACTATTTGTAATGCGTGCGAAAGGGTTGGATACTCTGGATGTATGGGTGCCGGATAGGCAACTTCCAGCAACCTCTGAAGAAAAACTGCGTAGTCAGTATCCGCCACGGTCTGTAGTAGTGACGAGCGCCGCGTGGGGAGGTAGTATGCTGCTGCACACCAGCGCGACAAATTCTCCGGGTGCATCATGTGCTCGATGAACGCCGCTGCAATTTTCTGTCGCTCTGGATCCTGCGTCACGATCGCCCACCCCCACCCCCAAGCAACCGTCGCTGTATTGCCGGCGCGAGTGGGTATTGGCGCGTACTCCGTGTTCTGGGGCACATCCCGATCAGCAGCGATGCGCGACGCCCGCACATGGGTTAGTGCTGCTTTCCCAGCCTCGTAGACCGGCCAGCAGTCATCGGCTGATACCATCTCGAGAACAGAGGCAGGCGCGATTCCCAGGGCGACGAGGTTATGGTAATATTGAAAAACCTCCGTCAATGTGCTAGGGTCTGGAGTCAGAGCGCCATTTGCGCTCGTCAGCGTGTCTGTGATGGCGAAATATTGGATCAATAGCGCCTCGGTTACTGCCCCATCACCTGGGCCAGCAGGAAACAGGTAAGTTGCCGCATGGCTAATCACGTTGGTCCAGGTCTGCGGGGGCCGTGGCATTTGAGTTGCGTTGTAGGCCAGGAAGGTGAGATCACATTCGTAGGGCAAAGCCACCAGGTACTCACCTATTTTCCCGGCCTCGAGTGCGAACGGATAGAGGTCGTCCAGTAGGTCCGCGGAAATCAAGTTATCCAGGGGCTGCAATAGACCCTTCTGTGCTAATGGAAAGATCTCTCGCCAATCCACAGCCACCAAGTCTGGCAAGGCTTCAGGCACGACGGCTTGTGCAGTGAGCAGGAAATCCTGAATGCCGCCCACGCCATAGGGCTTCTTCACGAGATACTCGAGATCCACTGTTGGGTGTTGAACGGCAAAAGCATTCAGTTGGGCGGTTACAATCTCTCCCGCAAGCCCTGGTGCGACCGGTGATGTGAAATCAGGCAACCAAACAGTCAGAGTGACTCCCTGGTCCCGTGGTGATCGCATTGGAGTGGGCGAGGGCGTTAGAATCGGCGATGGTGACGGGGTTGGCTTGATGGTAGGGGTCATAGGCCCCTCTGAGGGGAGTAGCGCGCGGCAGCCGATGGCGAGCGTGAGAGCCACCCACAAGAATAGCACGGCCATGCGATGTTGTGGCCTGTTGGTCGATGTGATATCCGAATGACGCATTTTGTACTCCCAACGGATGTGCATATTATAACACAAGTGCACTGAGAACCACTTGCGCGACAGGGGCCTTTCCGCCTAGAGCGTGACGGTTGCATATACGGCTCCTTAACACTATAATCGTCTCCAATAGGGGATCCTATGCGCATCATCGGTGGAACAGCGAAAGGTACACGCCTGTATTCTGTGCCCGGTCTCACTACACGACCCATCACCGACCGGGTGAAAGAGGCCCTCTTCAATATCCTGGGGGTGGCAGTGCAAGGAGCACGTTTCCTGGACCTGTTTGCAGGGACAGGGAGCGTCGGCATCGAAGCACTAAGCCGGGGGGCAGCCCTGGCAGTCTTTGTGGAGCGCGACAAACGGGCTATCAAAACCATCCAACGCAACCTGAGAGCCACCCACCTCGAACAGAAAGGACGTCTCATACGCCGCGATGTGTTCGATTACCTATCTGACCCCTGTGATGAGCCTTTTGATTTTATCTACATCGCCCCGCCTCAATACCGTGGTTTGTGGACCCAAACACTCATGGCGCTAGATAATAGAGATTGGCTGGCTCCCACCGGCTGGGCGATTGTGCAAATCTACCCCAAAGAATACGAGGCTTTGAATCTGCATGCGCTAGTCCTGAGTGACCAACGCCGATACGGCAGCACACTCCTGTGCTTTTACACCTTGTCAACCTGAGTACATCACGTTATACTCTTTAGAAGAAGATTGCGGTAAGCATGTCTTGGCTTCCACGACGCGGAGGAATTTACATTTTACGTCCCACCACCCAGGAAACAGAGAATGCCCTGAGCCACTCCCTGAGCCAATGCATCCTGATGGTTGAGGAGCATGTCCCGGTCCTCGCTCATAAATCCCAGTTCGATGATCGCTCCCGGCGTCTCAGGGTCAATCTTGCGGAAGGCATGATACCACTGCATATCAGGAGTGATGCTGTTCTCATGCCGGGCCAGCCCAGTGGCTCGCTCATACTTGCGCCACAGGCACTCTACCAGACGATCTTCGGCTTCGGGAACAGCGCTATTGGATACACGGGCTACTTTAAAACCTGATACGCCCCACCACTCGCACGAATCACTATGGATGGCAACAAAGGCATCGGCCCTATAACCTTGAATAGCCTCATCGAACTCAGCCAGCAGATCCACGTCGTAACCGTGGGCTTGGAGGATGGCGACCACGCGGCGGGCTACAGCCAAATTGATATCCACCTCCCGCAATCCGTCCGGGCATACAGCCCCAGAGTCATACTGCCAGTGTCCAGCAACGATGCCAATGCGCGGCCCACTGTGGGTGGGGATAGCCATCGGGGAGGGTCGTGGTGTCGGACCCGAGGCAACCGGTCGGGGTGTACTGGATGCGGTGAGAAGAGGGTTCTGGGTACTGCTGTTAGTTGCTGTCTTAACCACGCCGCTCCGAGAGAGGGCGAGCAGTCCCACAATGAGCAACGCAAGACCCAGTACGCTCAGGCGCAGAAGCCCGAGCACTTGCGCCAAGGTGTGGCGGCGCAATGTACCTTTCGGGCTTTGTGGCGACATTACGCTCTTCTTCCTTCTCGCAGCATTTCTCTTATTAAACCAATCATACCTCAACTGCTATATGTGGTCAACTTACCCGTGAAAGAGCAAAAGGTGTGCGGATGAGCAAAGTCCTCGTTTTCGTACACGGTGCAGGCATAACATC
Coding sequences within it:
- a CDS encoding N-acetylmuramoyl-L-alanine amidase, whose amino-acid sequence is MSPQSPKGTLRRHTLAQVLGLLRLSVLGLALLIVGLLALSRSGVVKTATNSSTQNPLLTASSTPRPVASGPTPRPSPMAIPTHSGPRIGIVAGHWQYDSGAVCPDGLREVDINLAVARRVVAILQAHGYDVDLLAEFDEAIQGYRADAFVAIHSDSCEWWGVSGFKVARVSNSAVPEAEDRLVECLWRKYERATGLARHENSITPDMQWYHAFRKIDPETPGAIIELGFMSEDRDMLLNHQDALAQGVAQGILCFLGGGT
- a CDS encoding metal-sensitive transcriptional regulator codes for the protein MKDETKQEALRRLKSIEGHIRGIERMVEEDAYCVDIIKQGLAVQAAMGKVNALILESHLGTCVTTAIRSDDTAERERVIRELLDVFETSRRL
- a CDS encoding extracellular solute-binding protein, producing MRHSDITSTNRPQHRMAVLFLWVALTLAIGCRALLPSEGPMTPTIKPTPSPSPILTPSPTPMRSPRDQGVTLTVWLPDFTSPVAPGLAGEIVTAQLNAFAVQHPTVDLEYLVKKPYGVGGIQDFLLTAQAVVPEALPDLVAVDWREIFPLAQKGLLQPLDNLISADLLDDLYPFALEAGKIGEYLVALPYECDLTFLAYNATQMPRPPQTWTNVISHAATYLFPAGPGDGAVTEALLIQYFAITDTLTSANGALTPDPSTLTEVFQYYHNLVALGIAPASVLEMVSADDCWPVYEAGKAALTHVRASRIAADRDVPQNTEYAPIPTRAGNTATVAWGWGWAIVTQDPERQKIAAAFIEHMMHPENLSRWCAAAYYLPTRRSSLLQTVADTDYAVFLQRLLEVAYPAPIHPEYPTLSHALQIVLHDVLTGKAAPEEATAMVLKALER
- the rsmD gene encoding 16S rRNA (guanine(966)-N(2))-methyltransferase RsmD, with amino-acid sequence MRIIGGTAKGTRLYSVPGLTTRPITDRVKEALFNILGVAVQGARFLDLFAGTGSVGIEALSRGAALAVFVERDKRAIKTIQRNLRATHLEQKGRLIRRDVFDYLSDPCDEPFDFIYIAPPQYRGLWTQTLMALDNRDWLAPTGWAIVQIYPKEYEALNLHALVLSDQRRYGSTLLCFYTLST
- a CDS encoding heavy-metal-associated domain-containing protein produces the protein MTKRFHVPNISCNHCVMTITRELDRVPGVKVVQGDVATKTIVVEYESDAALAAAKRKLEEIGYPATE